The Pirellulales bacterium genome includes a region encoding these proteins:
- a CDS encoding Gfo/Idh/MocA family oxidoreductase — MSTSWNRRRFLHAALSTSGAVASLSWAARRRAAQAEEAPAAPSSAADEIVLGIMGVANRGHQLAKAFAGIPGCRIAAICDVDERLRGKVAEEVTSLTGRPVEQVGDFRRLLDDQGVDALVCAAPDHWHAPATVLACAAGKHVYVEKPACHNGREGELMIAAARKHQRIVQMGTQRRSAPPIRQAIERLHAGEIGPARFARGWIVSTRPTIGRQQGGSPPAWLDYALWQGPAPEQPYRDNMIPYHWHWFWHWGTGELGNNGIHALDLCRWGLQVDRPRQVTSSGAKLFFQDDQQTPDTQLATFLFGPGGETPDKAIHWEHRTWNKRGFEDSAFGAHLYADGGSLVITSNACTFYDMDGKQLDRQETTSGENEHLADFLECVRTNRAPRAEIEIGVTSTLMCHLGNIAYRTGQVVKTDPATGRPAGNAEAEALWAREYRPGWEPQV, encoded by the coding sequence ATGAGCACTTCCTGGAATCGGCGGCGGTTTTTGCACGCGGCCTTGTCGACCAGCGGCGCCGTGGCGAGCCTGTCGTGGGCCGCGCGGAGGCGTGCGGCGCAGGCCGAAGAGGCCCCCGCCGCCCCATCGAGCGCCGCCGACGAAATCGTGCTCGGCATCATGGGCGTTGCCAACCGCGGCCATCAACTGGCCAAGGCCTTTGCCGGGATTCCCGGTTGCCGCATCGCGGCGATTTGCGATGTCGACGAACGGCTGCGCGGCAAAGTGGCCGAAGAAGTCACGAGCCTGACCGGCCGCCCTGTCGAGCAAGTCGGCGATTTCCGCCGGCTGCTCGACGATCAGGGCGTCGACGCGCTCGTCTGCGCGGCTCCCGACCACTGGCACGCGCCGGCCACCGTGCTGGCCTGCGCGGCGGGCAAGCATGTCTACGTCGAAAAGCCGGCCTGCCACAACGGCCGCGAAGGCGAGTTGATGATCGCCGCGGCGCGGAAGCACCAGCGCATCGTGCAAATGGGCACCCAGCGCCGTAGTGCGCCGCCCATTCGCCAGGCTATTGAGCGGCTGCACGCCGGCGAAATCGGTCCGGCGCGATTTGCCCGCGGCTGGATCGTGAGCACGCGCCCGACGATCGGCCGGCAGCAAGGCGGCTCCCCGCCGGCGTGGCTCGACTACGCGCTTTGGCAAGGCCCCGCGCCCGAGCAGCCGTATCGCGACAACATGATTCCCTACCACTGGCACTGGTTCTGGCACTGGGGTACCGGCGAGCTGGGCAACAACGGCATCCACGCGCTCGATCTTTGCCGGTGGGGATTGCAGGTCGACCGTCCGCGTCAGGTCACTTCGAGCGGCGCCAAGCTGTTCTTCCAAGACGACCAGCAAACCCCCGACACGCAACTGGCGACGTTTCTGTTCGGCCCCGGGGGCGAAACGCCGGACAAGGCCATCCACTGGGAACACCGCACCTGGAACAAACGCGGTTTTGAAGACTCGGCGTTTGGCGCCCACCTCTACGCCGACGGCGGCTCGCTCGTGATCACCTCGAACGCGTGCACCTTCTACGACATGGACGGCAAACAACTCGATCGCCAGGAAACCACCAGCGGCGAGAACGAGCATCTCGCCGATTTTCTGGAGTGCGTGCGCACCAACCGGGCGCCGCGCGCCGAAATCGAGATCGGCGTGACCAGCACGCTCATGTGTCACTTGGGCAATATCGCCTATCGCACGGGCCAGGTTGTCAAGACCGACCCCGCGACGGGCCGTCCGGCCGGAAATGCCGAGGCCGAGGCCCTTTGGGCCCGAGAATATCGCCCCGGCTGGGAGCCGCAGGTGTAG
- a CDS encoding 2-dehydro-3-deoxyglucarate aldolase, which yields MRTNPVKRKLQAGQPSFGTWLSLGDLYATRVLARMGFDWLTLDLEHSAIDWSQAATIFAAVADGGCVPLARVPQGSHDYIKRVLDAGAWGIVVPMVDTVEQARVAIRAAKYPPVGNRSLGGGMHALNFDATSGEYFGGANKEILVVLQTESPTGVANAEAIYSLPGVDAIFVGPVDLRAQMRASDGTEATDAEFEQMLARVVAAGKKTGTPTGMHTMDPEHALRRAEQGMRFIAIGSDLRLMATEAQRVLKTVYPELASKDLARY from the coding sequence ATGCGAACAAATCCCGTCAAACGCAAACTTCAAGCGGGCCAACCCTCGTTCGGTACCTGGCTGTCGCTCGGCGATCTGTATGCGACCCGCGTCCTGGCCCGCATGGGCTTCGACTGGCTGACGCTCGATCTGGAGCACTCGGCCATCGACTGGTCGCAGGCGGCCACGATCTTCGCCGCCGTGGCCGATGGAGGTTGTGTCCCCCTGGCACGCGTCCCGCAGGGCAGCCACGACTACATCAAACGGGTGCTCGACGCCGGCGCCTGGGGCATCGTCGTGCCAATGGTCGACACGGTCGAGCAGGCCCGCGTGGCCATCCGCGCCGCCAAATATCCGCCAGTCGGCAACCGCAGCCTGGGCGGGGGCATGCATGCGCTGAATTTCGACGCCACCTCGGGTGAGTATTTCGGCGGAGCGAACAAGGAAATCCTCGTCGTACTGCAAACCGAGAGCCCGACGGGCGTCGCCAATGCCGAGGCGATCTACTCGCTGCCAGGCGTCGACGCGATCTTCGTCGGGCCGGTCGACCTGCGAGCCCAGATGCGCGCGAGCGACGGTACCGAGGCCACGGACGCCGAGTTCGAGCAAATGTTGGCGCGCGTGGTCGCAGCAGGCAAGAAGACCGGCACACCGACCGGCATGCACACGATGGACCCGGAGCATGCCTTACGGCGAGCGGAACAAGGCATGCGGTTCATCGCCATCGGGAGCGATTTGCGTCTCATGGCCACTGAGGCGCAGCGTGTCCTGAAGACCGTCTACCCAGAACTCGCGAGCAAGGACCTGGCCCGGTACTAA
- a CDS encoding DUF374 domain-containing protein, with protein sequence MKIRSRTLNRIIGLAGATAIRGWMDTLEYRALFYDRSVDPVDPSYRGQKIYLFWHEYILFPLSLRGHCNLAMLLSRHHDAELLSFAARHLGFEFVRGSSSRGGVAALRELLAKSATMNLTITPDGPRGPRRTLAQGPIYLASKLQLPLVLLGLGFDRPWRLGSWDRFALPRPYSRARGVVSPPLYLPPRLDRDGIEHYRVEVERLLNRLTTEAELWAESGHARQGDLPVRREAARGLRRRSGSPMPEPAPWLDHDLAPAA encoded by the coding sequence GTGAAAATCCGCAGCCGCACGCTCAATCGGATCATCGGTCTGGCCGGGGCCACCGCGATTCGCGGCTGGATGGACACACTCGAATACCGGGCCCTGTTCTACGACCGCTCGGTCGATCCGGTCGATCCGTCCTATCGCGGTCAAAAGATCTACTTGTTCTGGCACGAGTACATCCTGTTCCCGTTGAGCCTCCGCGGTCACTGCAATCTGGCCATGTTGCTGAGCCGGCATCACGATGCCGAGCTGCTGAGTTTCGCTGCCCGGCACCTGGGCTTCGAGTTTGTACGCGGCTCGTCTTCGCGCGGCGGGGTCGCAGCGCTGCGCGAGCTGCTGGCCAAGAGCGCGACGATGAACCTGACGATTACGCCCGACGGTCCGCGCGGGCCGCGGCGCACCCTGGCACAGGGGCCCATCTATCTGGCCTCGAAGCTGCAACTGCCGCTGGTGCTCCTGGGCCTGGGATTCGATCGGCCGTGGCGCTTAGGGAGCTGGGATCGCTTTGCGCTGCCGCGCCCCTATTCCCGCGCGCGAGGAGTCGTGAGCCCGCCGCTGTATCTGCCGCCGCGCTTGGATCGCGACGGCATCGAGCATTACCGCGTCGAAGTCGAGCGGCTGCTCAATCGCTTGACCACCGAGGCCGAACTCTGGGCCGAAAGCGGTCACGCGCGCCAAGGCGACTTGCCGGTGCGGCGCGAAGCGGCCCGCGGACTGCGCCGCCGTAGCGGATCGCCAATGCCCGAGCCGGCCCCTTGGCTCGATCACGATCTCGCACCGGCGGCCTGA
- the cyaB gene encoding class IV adenylate cyclase, translating to MLEVEQKFPLADPPAFVARLGDLGVCLAEPIVQVDQYFAHPARDFAQTDEALRIRRVGSENRVTYKGPKLDAATKTRREIELPLAPGDDAAAGYEALLVALGFRPVRAVRKARRKAELVWEGRTCEIALDEVEGLGTFTELEFQAEPAQLDATRAALTSLASRLGLSQSERRSYLELLLTP from the coding sequence ATGCTGGAAGTCGAGCAGAAATTCCCGCTGGCCGATCCGCCCGCGTTCGTCGCTCGGCTGGGCGATCTGGGCGTTTGCCTGGCCGAGCCCATCGTGCAAGTCGACCAGTACTTTGCGCACCCGGCACGCGATTTTGCCCAAACCGACGAGGCCCTCCGCATCCGGCGTGTCGGAAGCGAAAACCGAGTGACCTACAAGGGCCCCAAGCTCGATGCTGCGACCAAGACCCGGCGCGAGATCGAGCTTCCTCTGGCGCCGGGTGACGACGCCGCGGCCGGTTACGAGGCCCTGCTCGTGGCCCTGGGCTTCCGCCCCGTCCGGGCCGTGCGTAAGGCGCGCCGCAAGGCGGAACTCGTCTGGGAAGGGCGCACTTGCGAGATCGCCCTCGACGAGGTCGAAGGGCTCGGAACCTTTACCGAACTCGAGTTTCAGGCCGAGCCGGCCCAGCTTGATGCGACCCGGGCGGCGCTGACCAGCCTGGCGTCACGACTGGGCCTGTCGCAGTCCGAGCGGCGCAGCTACCTGGAATTGCTCCTGACACCCTGA
- a CDS encoding redoxin domain-containing protein: MSYRVLAAMQTNRHQRAWLLLTVLTAALLPSSAQGKEAVRLWSPDMDGCRVVDTAGVEHRLGDDPAVRGYALVLLSPECPIACKYVPELNRLAEQARGLRLTFVGILADRTKSRATAQAFVTEYDLGFPVVFDASLALVQRLCPTHTPEAFVFDRDGALVYRGRIDNRFAAVGKERPQPDEHNLGEALNAVAEGRAAVVTYAEPVGCRYEGLAATPEATGPTFCREIAPIVWHRCAACHREGQVAPFALSSYADVRKHAAQIAEVVASGYMPPWKAAPGFNQFVDSRRLDDSERALIRAWVASGAPEGDAADLPPLPAFPDEWQLGEPDLVLEFPETVEVPADGPNMLRYFALPIPREFTGREVAACEFRPGNRRVVHHAITFLDLSGQGRRLDQADPLPGYDGQAGPGFVPIGYLNAWVPGSVVRRLPEGMGMLMPRGSMPVVMMHYAPTGKAETDRSSLGIYFTDRPAQRPVTAIPVLTTSINLPAGDAQAPVKIAYTLPLDVTALGVTPHMHYLGREMKVVARLPGASEPTPLVWIKDWDFNWQGQYDFREPLRLPKGTVIDVEAVYDNSAGNPFNPHSPPRTVTFGQGTNDEMCLCGIHVALDRPGDFAALAASLMRQFIQVQNGRLVITPLQ, translated from the coding sequence ATGTCCTACCGGGTTCTCGCGGCCATGCAAACAAATCGGCACCAGCGTGCCTGGCTGTTGTTGACCGTGCTCACGGCGGCATTGCTCCCTTCGTCCGCGCAGGGGAAAGAAGCAGTACGGCTCTGGTCGCCGGACATGGACGGGTGCCGTGTCGTCGATACGGCCGGCGTCGAGCACCGCTTGGGCGACGATCCGGCGGTGCGCGGATATGCGCTGGTGCTGCTGTCGCCGGAGTGCCCGATCGCTTGTAAGTACGTGCCCGAATTGAACCGCCTGGCCGAACAGGCGCGGGGCCTGCGACTGACGTTCGTGGGCATCCTGGCCGATCGCACGAAGTCGCGCGCAACGGCTCAGGCATTTGTCACAGAATACGACCTGGGTTTTCCGGTCGTATTCGACGCGTCGTTGGCGCTGGTACAGCGGCTATGCCCGACGCACACTCCCGAGGCGTTTGTGTTCGATCGCGACGGCGCGCTGGTCTATCGCGGGCGGATCGATAACCGGTTTGCGGCCGTCGGGAAAGAACGCCCCCAGCCCGACGAACACAATCTGGGCGAGGCGCTGAATGCCGTGGCCGAAGGGCGCGCCGCCGTCGTGACGTATGCCGAGCCCGTCGGCTGCCGCTACGAGGGACTCGCGGCCACGCCCGAGGCCACTGGCCCGACGTTTTGCCGCGAGATCGCCCCGATCGTCTGGCATCGCTGCGCCGCGTGCCACCGCGAAGGCCAGGTCGCACCGTTCGCGCTGTCGAGCTATGCCGACGTGCGTAAACACGCTGCGCAAATCGCCGAGGTCGTGGCAAGCGGCTACATGCCGCCGTGGAAAGCGGCACCCGGCTTCAATCAGTTCGTCGACAGCCGCCGGCTCGACGACAGCGAACGGGCGTTGATTCGCGCCTGGGTCGCCAGCGGCGCGCCCGAAGGTGATGCGGCCGATCTGCCGCCGCTGCCCGCATTTCCTGACGAGTGGCAATTGGGCGAACCGGACCTGGTGCTCGAGTTTCCGGAGACGGTCGAAGTGCCGGCCGACGGCCCGAACATGCTCCGCTATTTCGCCCTGCCGATCCCGCGAGAATTCACGGGCCGCGAGGTGGCCGCCTGCGAATTCCGCCCCGGCAATCGCCGCGTCGTGCATCACGCGATCACGTTTCTCGACCTGAGCGGCCAGGGACGACGACTCGATCAGGCCGATCCGCTGCCGGGCTACGATGGCCAGGCCGGGCCGGGCTTTGTTCCGATCGGCTACCTCAACGCCTGGGTGCCCGGCAGCGTCGTACGGCGACTGCCCGAGGGCATGGGCATGTTGATGCCGCGCGGCAGCATGCCGGTGGTGATGATGCACTATGCACCGACGGGCAAGGCCGAAACCGATCGCTCGTCACTGGGGATTTATTTCACCGACCGGCCTGCGCAGCGCCCGGTGACGGCGATTCCCGTGCTTACGACCTCGATCAACCTGCCGGCCGGCGACGCGCAGGCCCCGGTGAAAATTGCCTACACGCTGCCGCTCGACGTCACGGCGCTGGGCGTGACGCCGCACATGCACTACCTCGGCCGCGAAATGAAAGTCGTGGCCCGACTGCCGGGTGCCAGCGAACCGACGCCGCTGGTCTGGATCAAAGACTGGGACTTCAACTGGCAAGGGCAGTATGACTTCCGCGAACCGCTCCGGCTGCCCAAGGGCACGGTGATCGATGTGGAGGCCGTTTACGACAACTCGGCCGGCAACCCCTTCAACCCGCATTCGCCGCCGCGAACCGTGACCTTCGGGCAAGGGACCAACGACGAAATGTGCCTGTGCGGCATTCACGTCGCGCTCGATCGGCCGGGCGATTTCGCCGCGCTGGCCGCCAGCTTGATGCGGCAGTTCATTCAGGTCCAGAACGGCCGGCTGGTGATCACGCCGCTGCAGTGA
- the dapF gene encoding diaminopimelate epimerase, whose protein sequence is MRFTKMQGAGNDYVYLDCFAQPVPHDPAETARQISDRHFGVGGDGMILICPSDVADARMRMFNADGSESEMCGNGIRCVAKYVHDHGLARKDRLRIETGRGVLELELVVREGRAEQVRVNMGRPILRPADVPTTLQAIGGDDAPAVDVPLVISGCTFAVTCVSMGNPHCITYVERATDELVLGLGPQFERDGHFPRRVNAEFVEVLARDEVRMRVWERGSGETLACGTGACAVCVAGVLSGRTDRRITAHLPGGDLVLEWAADDHVYMTGPAVEVFSGDWEPRRS, encoded by the coding sequence ATGCGATTTACGAAGATGCAAGGCGCCGGCAACGACTACGTCTACCTCGACTGTTTTGCGCAGCCGGTGCCCCACGATCCAGCCGAGACGGCCCGGCAGATCTCCGATCGGCACTTTGGTGTCGGCGGCGACGGGATGATCTTGATCTGCCCTTCGGACGTGGCCGACGCGCGGATGCGGATGTTCAACGCCGACGGCTCGGAAAGCGAGATGTGTGGCAACGGCATCCGCTGTGTGGCCAAGTATGTCCACGACCACGGGCTCGCGCGTAAAGACCGGTTGCGGATCGAAACCGGGCGCGGCGTGCTCGAGCTCGAGCTCGTGGTGCGCGAAGGCCGTGCCGAGCAGGTTCGCGTCAACATGGGCCGGCCGATTCTCCGCCCGGCCGACGTGCCGACGACCTTGCAGGCCATCGGCGGCGACGACGCGCCGGCCGTCGATGTGCCGCTGGTTATTTCCGGGTGTACGTTTGCCGTCACCTGCGTCTCGATGGGCAACCCGCACTGCATCACCTACGTCGAACGGGCCACCGACGAACTGGTCCTGGGCTTGGGTCCTCAGTTCGAACGCGACGGGCACTTTCCCCGCCGCGTGAACGCCGAGTTCGTCGAGGTGCTGGCGCGCGACGAGGTCCGCATGCGGGTTTGGGAGCGTGGTAGCGGTGAGACGCTGGCATGCGGCACGGGGGCCTGCGCAGTCTGCGTGGCGGGGGTGCTTTCCGGACGTACCGACCGCCGGATCACGGCCCATTTGCCCGGAGGTGACCTCGTCTTGGAATGGGCTGCGGACGATCATGTCTACATGACGGGGCCGGCCGTCGAAGTGTTTTCCGGCGACTGGGAGCCACGCCGGAGTTGA
- a CDS encoding Rieske 2Fe-2S domain-containing protein — translation MSEESSAPFVTVAKVGSIAPGQGATFAVGKRQVAVFNDGGQYFAIDDLCPHQGASLGSGEVEGGVVACPWHAWRFRVCDGTWCDNPRLKVDAFALRVVGDEIQVQVP, via the coding sequence ATGTCCGAGGAAAGTTCCGCGCCTTTCGTAACCGTGGCCAAGGTCGGATCGATCGCGCCCGGCCAGGGGGCGACCTTCGCCGTGGGCAAGCGCCAGGTGGCCGTGTTCAACGACGGCGGCCAGTATTTCGCCATCGACGATCTCTGCCCGCACCAGGGGGCGTCGCTCGGCTCGGGCGAGGTCGAGGGGGGAGTCGTGGCGTGCCCCTGGCATGCCTGGCGTTTTCGGGTTTGCGACGGTACCTGGTGCGACAATCCGCGGCTGAAGGTCGACGCCTTCGCGCTGCGGGTCGTTGGCGACGAGATCCAAGTCCAGGTTCCCTAG
- a CDS encoding long-chain fatty acid--CoA ligase: MKLHEYLLSHAERTPDRIFLEFMGMQIPFFVVATQAKQVCQGLRNVGIQAGESVGVMLPNIPPFVSSYFGTLMNGSVVVTMNVLLQKNEIQYLIQDSNIRVIIVFEMFLQQVHDAVSEMENPPLVFVVGEDPGSHRPYHDLMPAIDESFQPTDVDPSLPIMTLYTSGTTGKPKGAQLTAANVEANLDMLESLLPVETNDKWLCVLPLFHVFALNGILNASVRHGTCVVLHPRFEVEGCFKSLVEDGITSFAGVPTMYFYLLKHPQVGKAKFPALRYCISGGAAMPVEVLNQWEKTVEAPIYEGFGMTETTVSVSINLPDARKVGSIGRPFKGVDMRIFDEQDVEVADGTVGELVIRAPNIMKGYLNKPAETAEAMRNGWFHTGDMGYRDADGFYYIVDRKKDMIIKGGFNIYPREIEEAIYELPEVAEAAVIGVFDEAKGELVKAIIACKPGMSLSPAGVDAHLRARLAKYKLPQEYEFLPELPKGPTGKILKRELRDASQQWNRDHTQTKLASEKSTATASAT, from the coding sequence ATGAAATTGCATGAGTACCTGTTGAGCCACGCGGAACGGACTCCGGACCGGATCTTCCTTGAATTCATGGGAATGCAGATCCCCTTTTTCGTCGTGGCGACGCAGGCGAAGCAGGTCTGCCAGGGACTGCGCAACGTAGGCATCCAAGCAGGCGAGAGCGTCGGCGTGATGCTGCCAAATATCCCGCCGTTTGTGTCGAGCTATTTCGGCACGCTGATGAATGGCTCGGTCGTCGTCACGATGAACGTGCTGCTGCAGAAGAACGAAATCCAGTACCTGATCCAGGACAGCAACATCCGCGTGATCATTGTGTTCGAAATGTTCCTGCAGCAGGTTCATGACGCCGTCAGCGAAATGGAAAACCCGCCGCTGGTCTTCGTGGTCGGCGAAGATCCCGGTTCGCATCGCCCTTACCACGACCTGATGCCTGCCATCGACGAGTCATTCCAGCCGACCGACGTCGATCCGTCGCTGCCGATCATGACACTCTATACGTCGGGCACCACCGGCAAGCCCAAGGGCGCCCAGCTTACGGCGGCCAACGTCGAGGCCAACCTCGACATGCTCGAATCGTTGCTGCCGGTCGAAACCAACGACAAATGGCTGTGCGTGCTGCCGTTGTTCCACGTGTTTGCTCTGAACGGCATCCTGAACGCCTCGGTGCGCCACGGCACCTGCGTGGTGCTGCACCCGAGGTTCGAGGTCGAGGGCTGTTTCAAGAGCCTCGTCGAGGACGGCATCACGTCGTTCGCCGGCGTGCCGACGATGTATTTCTACCTGCTCAAGCACCCACAGGTCGGCAAGGCCAAGTTCCCGGCGCTGCGCTACTGCATCTCCGGCGGCGCGGCCATGCCGGTCGAAGTGCTCAACCAGTGGGAAAAGACCGTCGAGGCGCCGATCTACGAAGGCTTCGGCATGACCGAGACCACGGTCAGCGTGAGCATCAATCTGCCCGACGCTCGCAAGGTCGGATCGATCGGTCGCCCCTTCAAGGGCGTCGACATGCGGATCTTCGACGAGCAGGACGTTGAAGTGGCCGACGGCACGGTGGGCGAGTTGGTGATCCGCGCCCCCAACATTATGAAGGGCTACCTGAACAAGCCGGCCGAAACGGCCGAGGCCATGCGCAATGGCTGGTTCCACACCGGCGACATGGGCTATCGCGACGCCGACGGCTTCTACTACATCGTCGATCGCAAAAAAGACATGATCATCAAGGGTGGGTTCAACATCTACCCGCGCGAGATCGAAGAAGCCATCTACGAGCTGCCCGAGGTGGCCGAGGCGGCGGTGATCGGCGTGTTCGACGAGGCCAAGGGCGAACTGGTCAAGGCGATCATCGCCTGTAAGCCCGGCATGTCGCTGTCGCCTGCCGGCGTCGATGCGCATCTCCGCGCACGGCTAGCCAAGTACAAACTGCCGCAAGAATACGAATTCTTGCCCGAGCTGCCTAAGGGCCCCACGGGCAAGATTCTCAAGCGCGAGTTGCGCGACGCGAGCCAGCAATGGAACCGCGATCACACGCAAACCAAGCTCGCGAGCGAAAAGTCGACGGCCACGGCCTCGGCGACGTAG
- a CDS encoding redoxin domain-containing protein — protein MALRYVLAATLLLGVARGAQSAEELPLPAAVEWNRIELTDPAGQTRSLADLRGERGLVVVFIGTECPVVQLYLPRLAELAPTFASRGLPLVAVDANTQDSAAELATLIQEFKPSFPVLRDQPARLADALGATRTPEAFVLDAAGAIRYRGRIDDQFAPGYQRSGPQQRFLLEAVEALAAGKEVAPASTEATGCLIGRAKPRAAVPAADAGGDVTYAEHVARVLARNCAACHRAGDIAPFELTDFASASAWGETLLEAVDAGRMPPWPANPRYGKFVNEHRMSDADRQLLHRWVAAGCPEGDPNRLPPAAELAVAKENFVPDVVYPVSDRAFEVPATGVVDYEYLAIDPGWKEDRWITRAQMYPGERSVVHHVLIFVRRPGVQYEGVYPGELIGGFVPGLRNTTLPDGTAYRVPAGSKIIFQMHYTPNGIPRRDLSYVGFKFADPANVEREATMRRVSNLMFQIPPGAANYPAEATYQFSRDGLLLKLVPHMHVRGKSFRYEATYPDGRREVLLDVPRWDFNWQLEYALAEPKLMPAGTLLTCKAVYDNSAGNPANPDPKAWVTFGEQTWQEMLLGFFTVSEPRSAVEERSLDEVAGAVRRIVQAAATEGTQASGEGVQIERWTRRSFDLARAAARLRQGHSGSRIEEAEHIVMGGFAEARKQGLLRPVEPGGDEVLPGVRVPGTRMRRGAAFMQRGAGALRELLTENDIREVQVEPVPWPLGSAPETLPGSPPPPEELPAPAENAPQTEGVDI, from the coding sequence ATGGCGCTGCGATACGTGCTGGCCGCGACCCTGCTGCTCGGAGTCGCGCGAGGGGCCCAATCGGCAGAAGAGTTGCCGCTGCCGGCCGCGGTCGAGTGGAATCGGATCGAATTGACCGACCCGGCCGGCCAGACGCGATCGCTCGCCGATTTGCGCGGCGAGCGCGGCCTGGTTGTGGTGTTCATTGGCACCGAATGCCCCGTCGTACAGCTCTACTTGCCGCGTCTGGCCGAGTTGGCGCCGACGTTTGCCAGCCGCGGTCTGCCGCTGGTGGCTGTCGACGCCAATACGCAGGATTCGGCCGCAGAACTCGCCACGCTGATTCAAGAATTCAAACCATCATTTCCGGTGCTTCGCGACCAGCCGGCGCGCCTGGCCGATGCGCTCGGTGCCACACGCACACCCGAGGCCTTCGTCCTCGACGCGGCCGGTGCCATTCGGTACCGCGGCCGGATCGACGATCAATTTGCGCCCGGCTACCAGCGTTCCGGTCCCCAGCAGCGGTTTCTGCTCGAAGCCGTCGAGGCGCTGGCGGCCGGCAAAGAGGTCGCGCCGGCCAGCACCGAGGCCACGGGCTGCTTGATCGGCCGGGCCAAGCCGCGGGCCGCGGTCCCAGCGGCCGATGCCGGGGGTGACGTGACTTACGCCGAGCACGTCGCGCGGGTCTTGGCCCGCAACTGTGCCGCCTGCCACCGGGCGGGCGACATCGCCCCGTTCGAGCTGACCGACTTTGCCTCGGCCTCGGCCTGGGGCGAAACCTTGCTCGAGGCCGTTGATGCAGGGCGCATGCCCCCCTGGCCTGCCAATCCGCGTTACGGCAAGTTCGTCAACGAGCACCGGATGAGCGACGCCGATCGGCAATTGCTCCACCGCTGGGTCGCGGCCGGCTGTCCCGAGGGCGACCCGAACCGGCTGCCGCCGGCAGCAGAGCTGGCAGTGGCCAAAGAGAACTTCGTGCCCGACGTCGTGTACCCGGTCTCGGACCGGGCCTTCGAAGTGCCTGCGACGGGCGTTGTCGACTACGAATACCTGGCGATCGACCCGGGTTGGAAGGAAGACCGTTGGATCACGCGTGCGCAGATGTATCCGGGCGAACGCTCGGTGGTGCATCACGTGCTGATCTTCGTCCGCCGGCCGGGCGTCCAGTACGAAGGCGTCTATCCGGGCGAGCTGATCGGCGGCTTCGTGCCGGGGCTCCGGAATACAACCCTGCCCGATGGCACGGCGTATCGTGTACCAGCAGGGTCGAAGATTATCTTTCAGATGCACTATACGCCCAATGGCATTCCGCGCCGCGACCTGAGCTATGTCGGCTTCAAGTTTGCCGACCCGGCCAACGTCGAACGCGAGGCCACGATGCGGCGGGTCTCGAACTTGATGTTCCAGATTCCGCCGGGGGCGGCCAACTACCCGGCCGAGGCGACCTACCAATTCAGTCGCGACGGGCTGCTGCTGAAGCTCGTGCCGCACATGCACGTGCGCGGCAAGTCGTTCCGCTACGAAGCGACCTACCCCGACGGGCGCCGCGAGGTGCTGCTCGACGTGCCGCGCTGGGACTTCAATTGGCAGCTCGAGTACGCGCTGGCCGAACCGAAACTCATGCCGGCCGGTACCCTGCTCACCTGCAAGGCCGTGTACGACAATTCGGCCGGCAACCCCGCGAACCCCGATCCGAAGGCCTGGGTCACTTTCGGCGAGCAGACCTGGCAGGAGATGCTCTTGGGCTTCTTCACGGTCAGCGAACCGCGCAGCGCCGTCGAAGAGCGCTCGCTCGACGAGGTCGCCGGGGCCGTGCGCCGCATCGTGCAGGCGGCCGCGACCGAGGGCACCCAGGCGTCGGGCGAAGGCGTGCAGATCGAACGCTGGACGCGCCGCTCGTTCGACCTGGCCCGCGCCGCCGCGCGGCTGCGACAAGGCCACAGCGGCTCGCGCATCGAGGAGGCCGAACACATCGTCATGGGCGGATTTGCCGAGGCCCGCAAGCAGGGACTGCTGCGCCCCGTCGAGCCTGGCGGCGACGAAGTCTTGCCCGGTGTGCGGGTGCCCGGTACCCGGATGCGGCGCGGCGCGGCGTTCATGCAGCGCGGCGCGGGCGCACTGCGCGAACTGCTGACGGAAAACGACATTCGCGAGGTGCAGGTCGAACCGGTCCCCTGGCCCCTGGGATCGGCTCCGGAGACCCTGCCCGGGTCGCCGCCGCCCCCTGAGGAACTTCCTGCGCCCGCGGAGAACGCGCCGCAGACCGAGGGCGTCGACATCTAG